A stretch of DNA from Kangiella sediminilitoris:
GTGGTGCAAATGACTGCCCGTTGACGCTAGAATTAAAAGAAGGCAAGGATGCGATCATAAAAGCAGGTCATTTTAATTTAATCTGGCCTGTAAAAGAAAACTCTTCAGAGGAAAACACGGTTGATGAAACTGTAGTTGCAGACGCGCTTATCGATGATGAGACACATCCCGCAACCAAAATTCTTATTGCTTCCGATCAAAATTTTTCTCAAATCACCCATTCTATTCCCATACATGCTACCAAGCGAATGGTCAGTCTGACTGGTTTTACTGATGGTGTTTATTTCGCCCGTTTAGTCGATGAGGACAACCAACCTGTCAGTAATTTCGTCAAGATTACAGTAGAGCATCATTCGATGCAGCGAGTGATGATCATATTTGCTTCTGGCGCTATTCTTTTCGGTCTCCTTATTGCCTATATGGTAGCTAAAGTTTTTCGACATAAAGAAGAAGGTTAGTTATGGAATATAACCCGATATCGATCAGTACTGCCCTGATATTGTTAGTGATCTTTGGCGTTGTCTGGATATTTTTTGGGTGGTGGCTTGGTAAAAAGAATAAATCATTAGATGACTTTATGCTGGCGGGTCGTAATGTTGGCCTCGCATTTGCAGGTGCAACTGCTATGGCTACCTGGATAACCAGTAACACTACTTTGGTAGCGCCCCAGCTAACCTATGAGCTTGGTGTATGGGGTATGGTTGGTTATTCACTGGCCGCATTAGGGTTAATTTTATTTGCACCTATGGCGCAAAGAATTAAAGAGTTAATGCCAAAAGGATACACCTGCGGCGACTTTATTCGAGTGCGTTATGGCAAGCCTGCCTGGATTGCATTTTTAGTGGTATCGTTCTGCTATGCGATGGGCTGGTTAGTCAGTTTGGGCATGGCAGGTGGTGTTTTGCTCGATACCTTGAGTGGACTTAACTATAAAGTTGGTATGACCGTTATTCTTGTCATCTGTGTCACCTACACTTTGCTTGGAGGCTTAAGAGCTGTAATTGCTACCGACTATGTACAAACCATTATTATCATCGTTGGTGTTTTAATTATTGGTTTTGTCTGCTATCAATCAGTTGGGCTGGAAGAAGTATATGAGTTTAATAAAGAAAAACATCCCGAGCTTTTGAGTTTATTGTTTCCCGCAGCAATGATGTTTTTATTTAATAATATCTTCTTTGGTATTGGGGAAATCTTCCACTCCAATGTCTGGTGGTCACGAGCACTGGCATTCAGGCCTGGTATCGGTAAAAAAGCTTACCTGCTTTCAGGCTTTCTTTGGTTACCAATTCCTATCGTAACAGGGTTTGTTGCGTTGGCAGCTCCGGCGCTTGGTTTATACCCCGATTCCAGTGACATGGTGGGGCCAATGGTTGCTGCCAATCTGCTTGGTGATATCGGCGCCATATTTGTATTTATTGTTGTTTTTTCTGCTCTGGCATCAAGTCTGGATTCACTATTAGCAGCAACCAGTGATCTGGTTACTCGCGATATCTATAACGGTTTAATTGATAAACAGGCGAGCAAAGAAAAACTTCATAAAATTAGTAAGCTGGTCATACTGGGACTGGGTGTGGTTACATGGGTTATCTGTTTACCTAAAGTAACTACCTTAGGTGCTTTATTGAATTTCACTGGTGCGTTTGTGGCCAGCACTATTTGGCCTATTGTATTGGGCCTCTATCAGCGTCGTATGTCAGGTCATTTTGTGACGGCAGCCCTGATTCTGGGAACCACTTGCGGATTAATTGGTTATCACGTGATAGGTTTTTATGTAGCGGCATTATTTAGCTGCATAACATCTTTCATCATCTGCATGATTGGTTTAGTCGTTAAAGATGATAAATTTGATTGGCAGCGACTGAAAAATATGGAGAAACAGTAATGATAATTTCTCTAGACGTTTTAGATACATTAGTCCTGGTGGCAATGGGTGTAACCTGTTTGTCACCTATCATTTTAATCATCTTGTTAATAAGGGATTGGTTGAAGGAAGAATTATGGTGAACCAAATGGTTGATGAGAATATGAAGTTTTCTCGAGTTAAGCCAGATGTATTTGGCGATGCGCATCCTAAAGCTCTACTCAAGCGTATACAAGAAGACGGCGATAAGCTGCAAATACTATCTAATCAACATATCGTAGCGGCA
This window harbors:
- a CDS encoding sodium:solute symporter family protein, which gives rise to MEYNPISISTALILLVIFGVVWIFFGWWLGKKNKSLDDFMLAGRNVGLAFAGATAMATWITSNTTLVAPQLTYELGVWGMVGYSLAALGLILFAPMAQRIKELMPKGYTCGDFIRVRYGKPAWIAFLVVSFCYAMGWLVSLGMAGGVLLDTLSGLNYKVGMTVILVICVTYTLLGGLRAVIATDYVQTIIIIVGVLIIGFVCYQSVGLEEVYEFNKEKHPELLSLLFPAAMMFLFNNIFFGIGEIFHSNVWWSRALAFRPGIGKKAYLLSGFLWLPIPIVTGFVALAAPALGLYPDSSDMVGPMVAANLLGDIGAIFVFIVVFSALASSLDSLLAATSDLVTRDIYNGLIDKQASKEKLHKISKLVILGLGVVTWVICLPKVTTLGALLNFTGAFVASTIWPIVLGLYQRRMSGHFVTAALILGTTCGLIGYHVIGFYVAALFSCITSFIICMIGLVVKDDKFDWQRLKNMEKQ